DNA from Eucalyptus grandis isolate ANBG69807.140 chromosome 5, ASM1654582v1, whole genome shotgun sequence:
ACAAGGTTGAAGTAAAAGATGCAACTGCAAGTGTAATGCAGCCTAAACTCTGCTCTCTGACTCAGATATTCCTCCAAAAGAGATCCTAATTCGAGCATATGCATGAACTTATGGTCTCTGCAGATGATATTTCATTTGACAGCAAAGAAGCTGATAAGTCATGACTCGGATAGCTCGCCAGAGAATCTGAGAGCGAATTTTGATGCCTTTATAAAGGGATTGATTTCCTTTCCTCTAAATATGCCTGGAACAGCCTATCACAAATGTCTACAGGTAAACTGAATTAATTCGACAACATTAAATAATGTAATTTTCCTCCTCTTTGGTTCCATTTCCCAATtcagggggaaaaagaaatggaaatgaCTGATTTTGACATGCTGAAGAACCATATTATGGTATCAACCTTGTCCCTTTGTGATCCTGAATCAGGGCAGGGAAAAGGCAATGAGAATGCTGAAGAACCTAATGCAAGAAAGACAAGCAACGCCCAAGAAGCACCGAAGTGATTTTTTTGATTATGTCCTGGAAGAACTTCAGAAAGAGGGAACATTACTCACGGAGGCAATCGCTCTGGATTTAATGTTTGTGCTACTTTTTGCCAGCTTTGAGACCACATCCTTGGCTCTTACACTAGCCATCAAGTTTCTTTCAGATCATCCTAGGGTGCTGAAACAACTCACGGTCTGTAAAATTCTACCTTTTTGGTTCCACTGTATAATTTTACCAATAGGTCTTAAGTGCTGGCAAACTTTCCCTGAATCCTTATGCTTATGGCAGGAAGAGCATGAGGCCATTCTCAGGAAAAGGGATGATGCTACTCCTGGAATTTCATGGAAGGAGTACAaattaatgacatatacatTTCAGGTGGGTTATAACCATTCAAAATATCAGGTAGAGATTATACGTGCATCTGTATGGCTCTAATAAAATTCATCCTTCAGTTCATAAATGAGACTGTAAGACTAGCAAATATAGTTCCAGGGATCTTCCGAAGAGCACTAAGAGACATCCAGTTCAAAGGTATGTACAACGGAATCCCTAGGCGTTCTATTGTAACTAAGATAATAAATTCATGCCCACCTTGACGAAGCAAAaagcccaatgtaaatgcaggATACACCATACCAGCAGGATGGGCGGTTGTGGCATGTCCACCGGCTGTACACCTGAACCCCATGAAATACGAAGATCCTCTTTCATTCGATCCAGAAAGATGGGAGGTGGGTCCTGCATCTGTGGATTTCCACTTTTGGTGCACCAGCGAGCAATTCAGTGCAAAAGAATTTGTGTGAATAACTTACTAAGCCATTTAATGTGCTAATCGAAATTGGTGGTCAAACACAGGGAATTGAAGTGAATGGTGCATCTAAACATTTCATGGCTTTTGGCGGTGGTATGAGATTTTGTGTTGGAACAGACTTCACAAAAGTCCAGATGGCTGTCTTTCTTCATTGCTTGGTTACCAAGTACAGGTAAACAGTTTATGAAAGTTTATTGTGGATGAGTGTTCCCGAATTTGCATGGCAAACAAGCTTTCATGTAcagactagagagagagagagagagagagagagagagagagagctgaccttttcttcaaactttcagGTGGCAAATAATCAAGGGAGGCAACATTGTCCGAACCCCTGGCCTCCAATTTCCAGATGGCTTTCACATTCAGCTCATGAAGAAAGATGGACTGAATCTGGAAGACGCATAAAACTCCAGAATAGCCAAAATCAACACTTCAAATGCATGTCATTGTCATTCGAGCATCAAGCGTGCGTAAACTGAGGGAATCCTACTGGCATCCTCCAATCAGATTGCTTGAAGAGCCGCTGAATAGGAAAGCCTGACAAGAAGATGGCAAATTACACAGAAGCAAGGAGCTATCAGAGTCTTTTCAACAGAGATCAATTGATAATTCAGACactacatttttttaatttcatcttGCTCAAGAGAATAGGCTGAACATGTAACTTCAATCACCGAGAAAATTTGTTAATAGAAAATCTTTCTTGCAAAACAGAGTACCTCTGTCAATCTTTTTGGTTGAGACAACTTATATCCATCTCTAAATAGAGAGTTTGCAGCTCCTCAGCCTTTCTTCTACGTACTCGCCCTgcctgagagaagagaaaagaaacaacGAAACAGAACATCTAGTCAAATTAAGAGGAGACACATCACCTGGAGACTCAAACAAGAGAGATAGAAGACAATTACAGCGCTCCGTGATATATGTCCTCCCTCGCTAATGCAATGTGGATCCCGCCCACATTTATGGTCGTGGGTACTATGACTGCATCTTTTCTTATCAATTCTGCAACAATCAATTTCCCCGTAGCACCAGCGACTGTTTTGCGAGAGTAAGACGACAAGCATTTTCAATTTCACCGACAATTTTCCGATCGTCTTTACAGTTCGGCTTAGAACCTTATTTCTGGGAAGAAAAAGTTCAGAAGAATCACGTTCTGGTGTAAAACCCATCGGAAACACCACTGAGACCGCGACTCTGGTAATCTCTTTGCTGCTTATGAAGAAAACATTCAACTTCTCTACTGGCGCCACGGACGAAAtctgaaattgcttaaaaatcAATGTCGTCTCAGGCACATATCTCCTTCGCATAGGAAACTTCCGAGCAGGACACGCCGGATCGCCGAGAATCGCAATCGATTCACAGCATCGAAACAACCGAGCCATTCACACAGTTCACCTCGAGCAGCTGTTGCTTCAACGTCGGAAACACAAAACGCCATCAGTCAATTGCCACTTCAGGCAGTCCACAGTCATCACTCGACGAGCACGCTCCGATCAAACTACTACCGCCTAGCTCGCTCCTGCACAAGCTGACgctcgccgcccgccgccgttTCTGCGTCGGAAACAAAAGCGACGACGCGCGACGGCGAGCGCGATAAACACTGAAAGCGGAAAGGATTCTTACGGAAACCGCGCGAAACCGTCCCTTCTTCGCGAGCCGCGCAGCCTTCGATTCGGAGAGCGCTCGAACTgcaatggaggaagaagaagaagaagcagaggagagcgAATGGAGCTAGAATTTCAGGGATTCGAAGGAGGTCGGAGGCTCTTGCGAGAGTGCGGTTTCTCTCTGGctttatgatgatgatgaggatgatgatgatgatgattttgactttttgaccgCCAACGCTTCAAACGGTTGCTGCGCTCATTGGTCGAAATGCGCGCCACAATTTTAATTCCTCTCGAATTTTTATGCGCCGGGATTTCTATCTTTGCACccataaattattttatcaaGCGTCttcaaaaagaatattaattaTAGAAGTTGCTAATTTGATGATCTACTGATTTATTATTTtgcaagtgaaaaataaaacaattgacttTTTGTGTATTCAATAGTGAAGAGTAAAAAGAACTGGATCgaacaaactaatttttgatgattttcagttcttaaaatttagaataagtGAACCTTGGTCCTTTTCTTGGTTCCAAGTGTAAATCCATtgatcgattttttattttttttaacttcttattattccaaatttccaaaactCTAATACTTATTCTTTTCTCACTTAGTCACTCAAGTATGATGTGTAATGTAGACTTTGGATGCATTTTAAGTAAAACTTGTGAACTTTGTAGCATACTCTTGTAGCTATTGTTATGATTCATAAACTTTATAGCAAACTCATAGACTTGGTTCTTGATGACCATTATAGTTTTATCCGTACAAATCATCATGTTTAGCTTATCATAAGCTTGATTTACAAAAACATCACTTGTGTAATAGTTTAGACACAAAACAATACTTGCAAACTCatagcaaaaaaggaaaaaaagaaagtatatACAACCAATTATTGGACTCTAATCAATTGGTCAAGAATGAATTTGATTACTAGGATGGGATATGATATTGGTTTGGTTTTTAGTTACGATGGTTTCCAATTCTATAAATTAAGAATAGATTcttttggtttaattttcaattttaggatGGGAACTGGCTTAAACCAATCCACCCTAAAACGATCACTCTTAATTAATATAGATATGGTTTCATGTTCACAATATTAGTagttagataaaaaaaaattcaaaaacccaGATTTTTTATTTCCCACCCGATTCCTCATCCGTTTCGAACGAATGGGCGGCACGGGCCATGACGTAAATAACCCAAAAAGTCAAGGGCGGTCTTCGGAGCATCGAACCCAAACACAGAGGACCTCGTGTGGCCGCTCCTTCGACCAATAGCGAACTCCCCTCCCGCTGACATGCGCCGGCCCCCACCACTACAGAAAAAAATCTCTCTTCCCCGATTGGGCCCCCTCACCTCCCACCGCTACGCATGTCGTCACCCGATTGCTCCCCCGCGCGGACCGCTCACGTGGCGCGCCCCCATTCGCCCTCAATAAACAAAGATatagttcttatttttttttttaattcgcgttttttcttttcctttttaccaGTCTGTACTTTGTAGTGACTTCCTGGTGACCACctttgtaataataataaactataAGCGGACGCCATTGCCtgctccctcccctccctctgATCTGACCCCTCCATGCGCGGCGAGATGGCCGGGGACGCCGTGCCGGAGCCGGGGCCCGGCCGGTACCGGGCCGTGGCCGATCGGTGCCGGCGGCTCGAGGCCAGCCAGGCCGAGCTCACGGAGCAGCTCGCCGAGCTCGCCGAGCCCGGGGAGCTCCAACCCCGGCGACGACGTGGCGTCGcggccgccgctgccgccgggCGCGGGGCCCGATCCGCTCGGGCGGTTTCCGGGGGCCTTCCGCGGAGGAAGCCCGTATCGGAGGATCCTGGAGTCGATTGGACACGCCGTTCACGTCTGCAGAGCTTCTTCGCGGAAGATCGTGTACTGGTGCGTTCTCGTTTTTCGGTTTTGAAATTTCTGTGAGAATCTCGGCTCGCGATTGCGGTGGCCGATTGGCTCTTGATTCTCGTATTGGAAGATGAAGATTGTTTTGGCGTTGAAGTCGGGAGTGTATGGAGCAGCTAGAGCTTCTTCAGAGGATATCATCTGATATGCTACGCGCTTGTTCATGCGAAGTCATTGGAAGTTGCGCTTGCGATTGTTCGTGTGCTTGTTTTGCGTGTATGAATAGCGGAGAACTATGGATGTCCAGTTACTTGGGCGCGAATTTTGATTCTGATTGCCTGTTCACTCTTCGAGTTTGTATTGGAAGTTGAAGAGCGTCTATGATTTTTAAACCGGTTTGAAAGTGCCAAGGAACTCCTGTAATTGTTGTGGATATAGAGATTTTGCTCCAGAAATAAGAAGAACACGAGAAACTAAAAAATCTCGTTGAACATGTGTGCAGCGTTTGTTGAAGTAACACCGATAATTTGAAGGAATTATTGGCGGTGAAATCTTAAAACTCGTATCGGTTCATAGGGATAGAGATGTTCGACCTTTTGCGGTGCAATGCTGAAGTGCTGAGCTAAGGTGCTGTTGACTTCCCTTAAAAAGTTTTGACAGTTGGTGCTTAACCGACCCTAAAAAGAATTCTGTCTTTTTATGCTGTTCGTCACAGCTGATGGAAGATTGTGTTGGATGTTTGACCATGATACAGTGAATCCTGTGTTTAAGATGTCGAATTTAATTTAGGAACATTTCTTGATgggcttttctcttttttttttttatgacttcaAGATGGTGTTCCTATTCATGATGCATGGTCATAGGAGCTAAATAGTGAAGGTGTTTGACAAAAGTTCACACTGAACTTCTGGTCTTATAAACAAAATGCACagttatattttttatttgtcttggTTTTGGAAGGGCAGATAATTGTAGAGCCAAAGTTTTATTGCTGAAGGGCTGAACATACTCTAAGCAATGTTTtaactttttgtatttcttgacaaaatttcCCAAAAGTTAGATAAGAAAGTATAGCGCTAATATAACAACAAATTTAGAGGTTTGAAATTTGTTTGATCAAAGACTAGTAATATCCAGAAGAACGTGAACCATTTTGAGATTATCCAAGAAAAATCTCTTCTCTCAATGAACTTGAATGCCAGATCCATACACGAAAGCTCAGATTATGATGCGTTTACCTATGTCcattgaaataataattaaaaggtCCCTTCTTTCAAGTTACTGTTGTCACTTATAGTGTCTGAATCTTGTAACCAAAAGGTCAAGCAAAGAATCCTAGATGCCAGTATTTGCATCGAATATCTTTCAAATAGGttcaaaaatctttttaaaagtaAACCCTTTCACTACATGATATACTGAGCTATATGTACTATTTTAAGCTCTTGTGAATATGCCGAAAGAATATTTTCAAACACATTCTAGCAGGAACTAGTAACATTGGTCATATACCAATGTGGCTATTTTGGAAAGCATTCAGTCCTTTTTTCCAGGAAAGTGTAACTTGGATCCTTCCGCCACATTTTACCCTTAGCTTTGCACTTCTTAAAGCAGGGAAATCTTCCGTTAGAGGCTGAGATAGAGAAATTTCATGTTTGCAATATCTTGGTGAAGCTGCATCTGTATCTGAAGTCTATTTGTGCTTTTGAAATTCCAGGAAC
Protein-coding regions in this window:
- the LOC104443773 gene encoding cytochrome P450 87A3; the encoded protein is MWALCIGALIIISITHWVYRWRNPRCDGKLPPGSMGWPLLGETLQFFTPNTTHDIAPFIKERMERYGPIFRTSLVGRPVVVSTDPDFSHLIFQQEGHLVESWYPDTFTEIFGRQNVGSLHGIMYRYLKNMVLYLFGPESLKKMLPEIEEVAIQRLKQWSNQDKVEVKDATASMIFHLTAKKLISHDSDSSPENLRANFDAFIKGLISFPLNMPGTAYHKCLQGREKAMRMLKNLMQERQATPKKHRSDFFDYVLEELQKEGTLLTEAIALDLMFVLLFASFETTSLALTLAIKFLSDHPRVLKQLTEEHEAILRKRDDATPGISWKEYKLMTYTFQFINETVRLANIVPGIFRRALRDIQFKGYTIPAGWAVVACPPAVHLNPMKYEDPLSFDPERWEGIEVNGASKHFMAFGGGMRFCVGTDFTKVQMAVFLHCLVTKYRWQIIKGGNIVRTPGLQFPDGFHIQLMKKDGLNLEDA